In a single window of the Carassius carassius chromosome 26, fCarCar2.1, whole genome shotgun sequence genome:
- the LOC132106038 gene encoding uncharacterized protein LOC132106038 — MLIDPVVWEQCAKHQHVHSSVFSDICDGSVFKSNDLFKQPEITIQLILYQDAFEIVNPLGSAKKKHKMIGVYFTLGNFEPFYRSCIDNIQLSLLCYERDFNYFGQTKIFAKLLADVKELEEHGFVTSSGDIVRATIVAIIGDNLGSHCIGGYSQNFSTAKHCCRYCLVSRSELQNVCVDFPNRTVESYKAAVETLRTTEENVVNGLKFDSIFNSLKNFHVAQPGLPPCLGHDLFEGVVAIDLAIFLEYFVKRKWFSYTQLNRRLAQFKYLDSDAGSAPSQICEKGRKLGGQAAENWCLLRFLPVIIGDRVESQDPVWQLTVKLKELVELVCAPKITTAQIAYLNVLIPEYLETRKELFPGENLKPKHHYMLHYTSLILSLGPLIRLWSLRFESKHSYFKRSVRRTQNFKNVCKTLSHNHQLLQAYLHSRSFFSPKLKSVDLATYSPHLYSDAVCKAVETSLLNEPDFVSTRVEYKGTLYRKGNLICLKCEEENSILQFGQIELIFVKDDEVTFLVTPRPSVYLHDYGLYEILAATKELICVNAEECLDYYPLNEYSFMGLKVITLKHSVVHL, encoded by the coding sequence ATGTTAATAGACCCAGTGGTGTGGGAGCAGTGTGCCAAACATCAGCATGTACACTCTTCTGTGTTCTCTGACATCTGTGATGGCTCTGTATTCAAATCCAATGACTTGTTTAAGCAGCCTGAGATTACAATCCAACTTATCTTGTACCAGGATGCCTTTGAGATTGTGAATCCCCTTGggtcagctaaaaaaaaacacaaaatgattgGAGTGTATTTTACACTTGGCAACTTTGAGCCATTTTACAGATCATGCATTGATAACATTCAGTTATCACTTTTGTGTTATGAGAGAGACTTTAACTATTTTGGTCAAACCAAGATTTTTGCTAAGTTGTTGGCAGATGTCAAAGAACTTGAAGAGCATGGATTTGTGACATCTTCAGGTGACATAGTACGTGCAACAATAGTGGCTATTATTGGTGATAATTTGGGGTCCCACTGCATCGGTGGTTACTCACAGAACTTCAGTACTGCCAAGCATTGCTGTAGGTATTGCTTGGTATCTCGCAGTGAACTTCAGAATGTGTGTGTAGACTTTCCCAATCGCACAGTTGAGTCCTATAAGGCGGCAGTGGAAACTCTAAGGACGACCGAAGAAAATGTTGTAAATGGGTTGAAGTTTGACTCCATTTTCAACTCTCTCAAAAATTTTCATGTTGCTCAGCCTGGCCTTCCCCCATGCCTTGGCCACGACTTGTTTGAAGGTGTTGTAGCTATTGATCTTGCCATTTTCTTGGAATACTTTGTAAAAAGGAAGTGGTTTTCATATACACAGCTGAACAGGAGACTTGCACAATTCAAATATCTGGATTCTGATGCTGGTTCTGCCCCCTCCCAGATATGTGAAAAAGGCAGAAAGTTAGGTGGTCAAGCAGCTGAGAACTGGTGTCTCCTCAGATTTCTTCCTGTCATAATTGGAGACAGAGTAGAGTCACAAGACCCTGTATGGCAACTGACTGTTAAGTTGAAAGAACTGGTTGAGCTAGTGTGTGCTCCCAAGATTACCACTGCACAGATTGCATATCTCAATGTCTTAATACCAGAATATCTGGAAACAAGAAAGGAGCTGTTTCCTGGTGAAAATTTGAAACCAAAACATCATTACATGCTTCACTATACGTCACTCATTTTAAGTCTTGGACCTTTAATTCGTTTATGGTCATTGAGATTTGAAAGCAAACATTCATACTTCAAAAGAAGTGTGAGAAGAACACAGAACTTCAAAAATGTATGCAAGACATTGTCACACAACCATCAACTTCTTCAAGCATATCTTCACTCACGGTCATTTTTTTCACCAAAGCTTAAAAGTGTTGACTTGGCCACATACTCTCCTCATTTGTACAGTGATGCTGTGTGCAAAGCTGTTGAGACAAGCTTGCTTAACGAACCAGACTTTGTTTCAACACGGGTAGAATACAAGGGTACCCTGTACAGGAAAGGAAACTTAATTTGCCTTAAATGTGAAGAGGAGAATTCTATTTTACAGTTTGGACAGATTGAGCTGATTTTCGTGAAAGACGATGAGGTGACTTTCCTTGTGACTCCCCGCCCCTCAGTGTATTTGCATGATTATGGACTTTATGAGATTTTGGCGGCGACAAAGGAATTAATTTGTGTAAATGCTGAGGAATGTCTAGATTATTATCCCTTAAATGAGTACAGTTTTATGGGACTGAAGGTCATTACTCTGAAGCACAGCGTTGTTCATCTGTAA